One Leclercia pneumoniae genomic region harbors:
- the tisB gene encoding type I toxin-antitoxin system toxin TisB, with protein MSVVDMVVLILKLIVAALQLLDAVLKYTR; from the coding sequence ATGAGCGTAGTGGATATGGTTGTACTTATCCTCAAACTCATTGTTGCAGCACTGCAACTGCTTGATGCTGTCCTGAAATACACTCGGTAA
- a CDS encoding DUF1198 domain-containing protein, which produces MIWIMLATLIVVFVIGFRILTSDSRRAIKRLSERLGISLVTVESMIDQFGKTSGNEFIRYLERPDEAHLQNAAQVLLIWQVCIVDGSEQNLLSWHRLLRKARLAAPLTDAQVRLALGFMREMDPDPQELNAFQLRYNQLFLPEEGVFYLH; this is translated from the coding sequence ATGATCTGGATAATGCTGGCGACCCTCATAGTCGTGTTTGTCATAGGATTTCGTATCCTGACCTCCGATTCTCGCCGCGCCATCAAACGTTTAAGTGAACGTCTGGGCATTTCGCTGGTGACGGTCGAGTCGATGATCGACCAGTTTGGTAAAACGTCCGGAAATGAGTTTATCCGCTACCTCGAGCGCCCGGACGAGGCGCATCTGCAAAACGCGGCCCAGGTGCTGTTGATCTGGCAGGTGTGTATTGTTGATGGCAGTGAACAAAATCTGCTCAGCTGGCACCGCCTGCTGCGTAAAGCCCGTCTCGCCGCACCGCTCACCGATGCGCAGGTCCGCCTGGCCCTTGGCTTTATGCGCGAAATGGACCCCGATCCGCAGGAGCTGAACGCCTTCCAGCTGCGCTATAACCAACTTTTCCTGCCGGAAGAGGGTGTGTTTTATCTTCACTGA
- the emrD gene encoding multidrug efflux MFS transporter EmrD: MKKQRNVNLLLMLVLLVAVGQMAQTIYIPAIADMAKELNVREGAVQSVMAAYLLTYGVSQLFYGPLSDRVGRRLVILVGMTIFMVATVIAIATHSLTVLIAASALQGVGTGVGGVMARTLPRDMYQGTQLRHANSLLNMGILVSPLLAPLIGGLLDTVWSWRACYAFLLVLCMIVTFSMARWMPETRPVDAPRTKLLTSYKTLFGNGAFTCYLLMLIGGLAGIAVFEACSGVLLGAGLGLSSMVVSILFILPIPAAFFGAWFAGRPNKRFSTLMWQSVISCLLAGLMMWIPGLFGVMTVWTLLIPAALFFFGAGMLFPLATSGAMEPFPFLAGTAGALVGGLQNIGSGALAWLSAMMPQTGQASLGLLMTLMGLLILLCWLPLASRVPHHEQPV; encoded by the coding sequence ATGAAAAAGCAACGGAACGTTAATTTATTGTTGATGCTGGTGTTACTGGTGGCCGTCGGGCAGATGGCGCAAACCATCTACATACCGGCGATTGCCGATATGGCAAAGGAACTGAATGTCCGCGAGGGCGCAGTACAGAGCGTAATGGCGGCCTACCTGCTGACCTATGGCGTATCGCAGCTCTTCTACGGGCCGCTCTCTGATCGGGTCGGGCGTCGTCTGGTGATCCTGGTGGGCATGACCATTTTTATGGTCGCGACGGTGATAGCGATCGCGACCCATAGCCTGACCGTCCTGATCGCCGCCAGCGCCCTGCAGGGTGTCGGAACCGGCGTCGGTGGAGTGATGGCGCGCACCTTACCGCGCGATATGTATCAGGGCACCCAGCTACGTCATGCTAACAGCCTGCTGAATATGGGCATTCTGGTCAGTCCGCTACTGGCACCGCTGATTGGCGGCCTGCTGGATACGGTGTGGTCCTGGCGCGCCTGCTACGCCTTCCTGCTGGTGCTGTGCATGATAGTCACCTTCAGCATGGCGCGCTGGATGCCGGAAACGCGTCCGGTGGATGCGCCGCGCACCAAACTTCTCACCAGCTATAAGACGCTGTTCGGCAACGGGGCGTTTACTTGCTATCTGCTGATGCTGATCGGTGGCCTGGCGGGTATCGCGGTGTTTGAAGCCTGTTCCGGGGTGCTGCTGGGTGCGGGGCTTGGCCTGAGCAGCATGGTGGTAAGTATTCTGTTTATTCTGCCGATCCCGGCGGCGTTTTTCGGCGCCTGGTTCGCGGGTCGCCCCAACAAGCGTTTCTCCACGCTGATGTGGCAGTCCGTTATCAGCTGTCTGCTGGCGGGGCTGATGATGTGGATCCCAGGGCTGTTTGGCGTGATGACCGTCTGGACGCTGCTCATCCCGGCGGCGCTGTTCTTCTTCGGGGCGGGAATGCTGTTCCCGCTCGCCACCAGCGGCGCGATGGAGCCGTTTCCGTTCCTGGCAGGCACCGCCGGCGCACTGGTTGGCGGCTTGCAGAACATCGGTTCTGGCGCGCTGGCCTGGCTTTCCGCCATGATGCCGCAAACCGGACAGGCTAGTTTAGGTTTACTGATGACGCTGATGGGGCTGCTGATTTTGCTGTGCTGGCTGCCGCTGGCGTCGCGCGTGCCGCATCACGAGCAGCCGGTTTAA
- the uhpA gene encoding transcriptional regulator UhpA, with protein sequence MTTIALIDDHLIVRSGFAQLLSLEADFQVVAEFGSGREALAGLPGRGVQVCICDISMPDLSGLELLSQLPKGMATIMLSVHDSPALVEQALNAGARGFLSKRCSPDELIAAVRTVATGGCYLTPDIAVKLATGRQDPLTKRERQVAEKLAQGMSVKEIAAELDLSPKTVHVHRANLMEKLGVSNDVELARRMFDNWQ encoded by the coding sequence ATGACCACCATTGCCCTCATCGACGACCATCTTATCGTCCGCTCCGGCTTCGCCCAGTTGCTGAGTCTGGAGGCCGATTTCCAGGTTGTCGCGGAATTTGGCTCTGGCCGTGAGGCGCTGGCAGGTCTGCCGGGGCGCGGGGTGCAGGTCTGTATCTGCGATATCTCCATGCCGGATCTCTCCGGTCTTGAACTGTTAAGCCAGCTGCCGAAAGGGATGGCGACCATCATGCTGTCGGTTCACGACAGCCCGGCGCTGGTGGAGCAGGCGCTTAACGCGGGGGCGCGTGGGTTCCTCTCAAAACGCTGTAGTCCGGACGAACTGATTGCCGCCGTACGCACCGTTGCCACCGGCGGCTGTTATTTAACCCCGGATATCGCCGTCAAGCTGGCGACCGGACGCCAGGATCCGCTCACAAAGCGTGAACGTCAGGTGGCAGAGAAACTCGCCCAGGGAATGTCGGTTAAAGAAATTGCCGCTGAATTGGATCTATCGCCAAAGACCGTACACGTTCACCGGGCAAACCTGATGGAAAAACTGGGCGTCAGTAACGACGTTGAACTGGCCCGACGTATGTTTGATAACTGGCAATGA
- a CDS encoding EamA family transporter: MTFTVFCILLFAALLHASWNAIVKAGTDKLYSALGVSGSAALIALVILPFSPQPSAASWPFLVVSCALQVVYTVLVAKTYQVSDMSQTYPLMRGTAPLLVALISVLALGDSLSGLAWSGIGVICLSILAMAMNGRMRSRKGIGLALLNACFIAGYTLVDGTGVRLSDTALGYTLWTFLMNGFCLLAWAMVARRREATRYLCLHWKKGLLGGVGTLGSYGLALWAMTQAPLAVVAALRETSILFGALIAFVLLKEKVAGLRIAAALGIAGGAMLLRLA; this comes from the coding sequence ATGACCTTCACCGTTTTCTGCATTCTGTTGTTTGCCGCTCTGCTGCATGCCAGCTGGAATGCCATCGTCAAAGCCGGAACGGACAAACTCTACTCCGCGCTCGGCGTGAGCGGCTCTGCCGCGCTTATCGCTCTGGTAATACTCCCTTTCTCTCCACAACCCTCTGCTGCCAGCTGGCCGTTTTTGGTCGTCTCTTGCGCGCTGCAGGTGGTGTACACGGTGTTGGTAGCAAAGACCTATCAGGTCTCTGATATGAGCCAGACCTACCCGCTTATGCGCGGCACGGCGCCGCTGCTGGTGGCGCTAATCAGCGTGCTGGCGCTGGGGGATAGCCTCTCAGGGCTGGCATGGTCCGGCATCGGGGTGATCTGCCTGTCGATTCTTGCTATGGCGATGAACGGTCGCATGCGGTCGCGTAAAGGGATCGGGCTGGCGCTGCTGAATGCCTGTTTTATTGCCGGTTACACCCTGGTGGACGGCACCGGCGTGCGTCTGTCTGATACCGCGCTGGGCTATACGCTCTGGACCTTTCTGATGAACGGCTTCTGCCTGCTCGCCTGGGCGATGGTGGCCCGCCGCCGGGAAGCCACCCGTTATCTGTGCCTGCACTGGAAAAAAGGGTTGCTCGGTGGCGTGGGCACGCTGGGATCCTACGGTCTGGCGTTATGGGCGATGACCCAGGCACCGCTTGCCGTCGTTGCTGCCCTGCGCGAAACCTCGATACTCTTCGGGGCGCTTATCGCCTTTGTGCTTTTAAAAGAAAAGGTTGCCGGTTTACGCATCGCTGCGGCGCTGGGTATAGCAGGCGGAGCCATGCTGCTTCGCCTGGCATAA
- the ivbL gene encoding ilvB operon leader peptide IvbL, which produces MTPSLFTATLLKTAQPAAVVVVRVVVVVGNAP; this is translated from the coding sequence ATGACTCCATCCCTGTTCACCGCGACCCTACTAAAAACTGCTCAACCCGCCGCAGTGGTCGTCGTGCGTGTGGTGGTCGTCGTCGGCAATGCGCCGTAG
- the uhpB gene encoding signal transduction histidine-protein kinase/phosphatase UhpB, whose amino-acid sequence MSPVFSRLIAVVASFFIFSAAWFCLWSISLHLVERPELAVLLFPFGLRLGLMLQCPRGYWPVLLGAEWLMLFWLAQEVALAHLPLLMIGSVLTLLPVTLISRYRHQRDWRTLLWQGTALMAAALLQSLPWLGEQEMLNALLLTLTGGLTLAPTCLVIWHYLTSTVWQPLGPALVSQPVNWRARHLIWYLLLFVLSLWLQLGLPAELSRFTPFCLALPIIALAWHYGWQGALIATLMNAIALIASQTWHDHPVDLLLSLLAQSLTGLLLGAGIQRLRELNQSLQTELARNRLLAERLLETEESVRQEVARELHDDIGQTITAIRTQAGVVQRLAAENAGVKQGGAHIEQLSLGVYDSVRRLLGRLRPRQLDDLSLEQAVRSLMREMELESRGIVSHLDWNIDERTLSEGQRVTLFRVCQEGLNNVVKHANASAVTLQGWQQEDRLMLIIEDDGCGLPPGSGQQGFGLAGMRERVVALGGTLTLSCTHGTRVSASLPLRSHHV is encoded by the coding sequence ATGAGCCCGGTGTTTTCGCGGCTGATCGCCGTCGTTGCCAGCTTTTTTATCTTCTCCGCCGCCTGGTTCTGCCTGTGGAGTATTAGCCTGCATCTGGTTGAACGCCCCGAACTGGCAGTGCTGCTGTTCCCGTTCGGCCTGCGTCTTGGACTGATGCTGCAATGCCCGCGCGGCTACTGGCCGGTGCTGCTGGGCGCGGAGTGGCTGATGCTGTTCTGGCTGGCGCAGGAAGTGGCGCTGGCCCATCTGCCATTATTGATGATCGGGAGTGTGCTGACGCTTCTTCCAGTCACGCTGATCTCGCGCTATCGCCATCAGCGGGACTGGCGCACGCTGCTGTGGCAAGGCACGGCGCTGATGGCCGCCGCGCTGTTACAGTCATTGCCGTGGCTCGGCGAGCAAGAGATGCTGAACGCCCTGCTGTTGACCCTCACCGGCGGCCTGACGCTGGCCCCCACCTGTCTGGTCATCTGGCATTACCTCACCAGCACCGTATGGCAGCCGCTTGGCCCGGCGCTGGTCTCCCAGCCGGTAAACTGGCGCGCCCGGCATCTTATCTGGTACCTGCTGCTGTTTGTTCTGAGCCTGTGGCTGCAGCTTGGCCTGCCCGCCGAGCTTTCCCGCTTTACGCCGTTTTGTCTGGCGCTGCCGATTATCGCCCTCGCCTGGCACTATGGCTGGCAGGGGGCGCTGATCGCGACCCTGATGAACGCCATCGCGCTGATCGCCAGCCAGACATGGCACGATCACCCCGTTGATTTGCTGCTCTCGCTGCTGGCCCAGAGCCTGACCGGGCTGCTGCTGGGGGCGGGTATCCAGCGCTTGCGCGAACTGAATCAGTCCCTGCAAACCGAGCTGGCGCGCAACCGGCTCCTGGCAGAGCGTCTGCTGGAGACCGAAGAGAGCGTGCGCCAGGAAGTGGCCCGCGAGCTGCACGATGACATCGGCCAGACCATCACCGCTATCCGCACCCAGGCGGGCGTTGTCCAGCGTCTGGCGGCGGAAAACGCAGGCGTGAAGCAGGGCGGGGCGCATATCGAGCAGTTGTCGCTGGGGGTGTACGATTCCGTGCGCCGCCTGCTCGGCAGACTGCGTCCGCGCCAGCTCGACGATCTTTCGCTTGAGCAGGCGGTGCGCTCCCTGATGCGCGAAATGGAGCTGGAAAGCCGGGGCATCGTCAGCCATCTCGACTGGAATATTGATGAACGGACGCTGAGCGAAGGCCAGCGCGTCACGCTGTTCCGCGTCTGCCAGGAGGGGCTAAACAACGTGGTGAAACACGCCAACGCCAGCGCGGTTACGCTGCAGGGCTGGCAGCAGGAAGACCGCCTGATGTTGATTATTGAAGACGATGGCTGCGGCCTGCCGCCGGGCTCCGGCCAGCAGGGCTTTGGCCTGGCGGGGATGCGCGAGCGCGTCGTGGCGCTGGGCGGCACCCTGACCCTCTCCTGCACGCACGGCACACGCGTCAGCGCCAGTTTGCCGCTACGGAGTCACCATGTTTAA
- a CDS encoding GNAT family N-acetyltransferase, protein MSRLLIEPVTPDEPGYIALKAESIALRFNMLRRLEENWQRGENRFNAPGEKLLGAFLNGKLVGVCGLNRDPFSQQPRAGRIRHLYVSEKCRGLGIGKQLLTVVMADASIWFDFLNTHAPDTAYGFYHRAGFTLVCDEPRVTHRLFCAV, encoded by the coding sequence ATGTCGCGTCTGTTAATTGAGCCTGTCACCCCGGACGAACCGGGATATATCGCCCTGAAGGCGGAGAGTATTGCGCTACGTTTCAATATGCTGCGCAGGCTGGAAGAGAACTGGCAACGGGGTGAGAATCGCTTTAACGCGCCGGGCGAAAAGCTGCTGGGAGCGTTTCTTAACGGCAAGCTGGTGGGCGTGTGCGGCTTAAACCGCGATCCCTTTAGCCAGCAGCCCCGTGCGGGGCGTATTCGCCACCTTTACGTCAGCGAGAAGTGCCGGGGGCTGGGCATCGGGAAGCAGCTTTTGACCGTCGTAATGGCCGATGCCAGCATCTGGTTTGATTTTCTGAATACCCATGCACCGGACACCGCGTACGGATTTTATCATCGGGCTGGTTTTACGCTGGTCTGCGACGAACCCCGGGTGACGCACCGCCTTTTCTGTGCGGTATAA
- the ilvB gene encoding acetolactate synthase large subunit: MASSGTTSNKTRFTGAQLIVHLLERQGITTVAGIPGGTVLPLYDALSQSSKIRHVLARHEQGAGFIAQGMARTQGKPAVCMACSGPGATNLVTAIADARLDSIPLICITGQVPSSMIGTDAFQEVDTYGISIPITKHNYLVRDIAELPQVISDAFRIAQSGRPGPVWIDIPKDVQTAEIDIDVLPEPGDRATAPEFSAESVRDAAAMINAAKRPVLYLGGGVINAPEAVRELAEKAQLPTTMTLMALGMLPKAHPLSLGMLGMHGARSTNYILQEADLLIVLGARFDDRAIGKTEQFCPNAKIIHVDIDRAELGKIKQPHVAIQGDVGEVLAQLTPQIEAAPRAEWHQLVADLQQEFPGAIPTGGDPLSHYGLINAVAACVDDSAIITTDVGQHQMWTAQAYPLNRPRQWLTSGGLGTMGFGLPAAVGAALANPDRKVICFSGDGSLMMNIQEMATAAENQLDVKIILMNNEALGLVHQQQSLFYKQGVFAATYPGMINFMQIAAGFGLHTCDLNAEADAHAALQEAISRPGPALIHVRIDAQQKVYPMVPPGAANTEMVGE, from the coding sequence ATGGCAAGTTCGGGCACAACATCCAACAAGACGCGTTTTACGGGCGCGCAGTTAATCGTTCATTTACTGGAACGGCAGGGCATCACCACGGTGGCAGGTATCCCTGGCGGCACGGTACTCCCGCTGTATGATGCGTTAAGCCAGAGCAGCAAAATCCGCCACGTGCTGGCACGCCACGAACAGGGCGCGGGTTTTATCGCCCAGGGCATGGCGCGTACCCAGGGTAAACCGGCAGTCTGTATGGCCTGTAGCGGCCCGGGGGCCACTAACCTGGTCACCGCCATCGCCGATGCGCGTCTCGACTCTATCCCCCTGATCTGCATTACTGGCCAGGTTCCCTCGTCCATGATCGGCACCGACGCCTTTCAGGAAGTAGATACCTACGGCATCTCTATCCCCATCACCAAACATAACTACTTAGTTCGCGACATCGCCGAGCTTCCGCAGGTTATCAGCGATGCGTTCCGCATTGCGCAGTCCGGCCGCCCAGGCCCGGTGTGGATAGACATTCCTAAGGATGTCCAGACCGCAGAGATTGACATCGATGTCCTGCCAGAGCCGGGCGATCGCGCCACTGCGCCAGAATTCAGCGCAGAGAGCGTGCGTGATGCCGCGGCCATGATTAACGCCGCCAAACGCCCGGTACTCTATCTGGGCGGCGGGGTGATCAACGCGCCGGAGGCGGTGCGCGAGCTGGCCGAAAAGGCGCAATTACCCACCACCATGACGCTGATGGCGCTGGGTATGTTGCCAAAAGCGCACCCGCTGTCGCTGGGCATGCTGGGGATGCACGGCGCGCGCAGCACCAACTACATCCTGCAAGAGGCGGATTTACTGATTGTGCTCGGGGCCCGTTTTGATGACCGGGCGATTGGTAAAACCGAGCAGTTCTGCCCGAACGCGAAAATCATTCATGTGGATATCGACCGCGCCGAGCTGGGTAAAATTAAGCAGCCACACGTGGCCATTCAGGGGGATGTGGGCGAAGTGCTGGCCCAGTTGACGCCGCAAATTGAGGCGGCCCCGCGTGCGGAGTGGCACCAACTGGTGGCCGATTTACAACAGGAGTTCCCGGGTGCCATCCCAACCGGCGGCGATCCGCTGAGCCACTATGGCCTGATCAACGCCGTGGCCGCCTGCGTGGACGACAGCGCCATTATCACCACCGACGTGGGCCAGCATCAGATGTGGACTGCGCAAGCCTATCCACTGAATCGTCCCCGTCAGTGGCTCACCTCTGGCGGCCTGGGCACCATGGGCTTTGGCCTGCCTGCGGCGGTGGGGGCGGCGCTGGCCAACCCGGATCGCAAAGTGATCTGCTTCTCCGGCGATGGCAGCCTGATGATGAATATTCAGGAGATGGCGACCGCGGCGGAAAACCAGTTAGACGTGAAAATTATTCTGATGAATAACGAAGCGCTGGGGCTGGTACACCAACAGCAGAGTCTGTTTTACAAGCAGGGCGTCTTTGCGGCGACCTATCCGGGGATGATTAATTTTATGCAGATTGCCGCCGGGTTTGGTCTGCACACTTGCGATTTGAATGCCGAAGCCGATGCGCACGCCGCCCTGCAGGAGGCGATTTCCCGCCCTGGCCCGGCGCTGATCCACGTGCGTATCGACGCGCAACAAAAAGTCTATCCGATGGTCCCACCCGGTGCGGCCAATACAGAAATGGTGGGGGAATAA
- the ilvN gene encoding acetolactate synthase small subunit: protein MQKQHDNVILELTVRNHPGVMTHVCGLFARRAFNVEGILCLPILGSEHSRIWLLVNDDQRLEQMMAQIDKLEDVTKVVRNQSDPTMFNKIAVFFE from the coding sequence ATGCAGAAACAACACGACAACGTCATTCTCGAACTTACCGTCCGCAACCACCCGGGGGTGATGACCCACGTCTGCGGGCTGTTTGCCCGCCGCGCATTCAACGTGGAAGGCATTCTTTGTTTGCCAATTCTGGGCAGTGAACACAGCCGCATCTGGCTACTGGTCAACGATGACCAGCGCCTGGAGCAGATGATGGCGCAGATCGATAAGCTGGAAGATGTGACCAAAGTGGTGCGTAACCAGTCCGATCCCACCATGTTTAACAAAATTGCGGTCTTCTTCGAATAA
- a CDS encoding MFS transporter — protein MFNTPANAAPVGNQADIDARYRYWRRHILITIWLGYALFYFTRKSFNAAAPEILASGVMTRTDIGLLATLFYISYGLSKFFSGIVSDRSNARYFMGTGLIATGVVNILFGFSTSLWAFALLWALNAFFQGWGAPVCARLLTTWYSRNERGGWWAIWNTAHNVGGALIPIVVGAAALHYGWRAGMMIAGGLAILAGLFLCWRLRDKPQTVGLPPVGDWRHDEMEIAQQQEGAGLTHKAILTKYVLKNPYIWLLSLCYVLVYVVRAAINDWGNLYMSETLGVDLVTANSAVTMFELGGFIGALVAGWGSDKLFNGNRGPMNLIFAAGILLSVGSLWLMPFASYVMQAACFFTIGFFVFGPQMLIGMAAAECSHKEAAGAATGFVGLFAYLGASLSGWPLAWVIDVWHWSGFFAVIAIAAGISALLLLPFLHAQAPREA, from the coding sequence ATGTTTAATACCCCCGCCAATGCCGCGCCCGTCGGCAACCAGGCCGACATCGACGCGCGGTACCGCTACTGGCGGCGCCATATCCTGATCACTATCTGGCTCGGCTATGCGCTGTTTTACTTCACCCGCAAAAGCTTTAACGCCGCCGCGCCGGAAATCCTCGCCAGCGGTGTGATGACCCGCACCGATATCGGCCTGCTGGCGACGCTGTTTTACATCAGCTACGGCCTGTCGAAGTTCTTCTCCGGTATCGTCAGCGACCGCTCTAACGCACGCTACTTCATGGGCACGGGGCTGATCGCCACCGGCGTGGTGAACATCCTGTTCGGCTTCTCCACCTCCCTGTGGGCGTTTGCCCTGCTGTGGGCCCTGAACGCCTTTTTCCAGGGCTGGGGGGCACCGGTGTGCGCCCGCCTGCTCACCACCTGGTACTCACGCAATGAGCGCGGCGGCTGGTGGGCAATCTGGAACACGGCGCATAACGTCGGCGGGGCGCTGATCCCCATCGTGGTGGGCGCGGCGGCGCTGCACTACGGCTGGCGTGCGGGAATGATGATTGCGGGCGGGCTTGCCATCCTTGCCGGGCTGTTCCTCTGCTGGCGCCTGCGCGATAAGCCCCAGACCGTCGGGCTTCCTCCCGTTGGCGACTGGCGGCACGACGAGATGGAGATCGCCCAGCAGCAGGAGGGGGCGGGGCTGACGCACAAAGCGATTCTGACGAAATATGTGCTGAAAAATCCCTACATCTGGCTGTTATCGCTGTGCTACGTGCTGGTGTATGTGGTGCGCGCGGCGATCAACGACTGGGGCAACCTGTACATGTCCGAGACGCTCGGCGTCGATCTGGTCACCGCCAACTCGGCGGTCACCATGTTCGAGCTGGGCGGATTTATCGGCGCGCTGGTGGCGGGCTGGGGATCGGACAAACTGTTTAATGGCAACCGCGGGCCGATGAACCTGATTTTCGCCGCCGGCATTTTGCTCTCCGTTGGCTCGCTGTGGCTGATGCCTTTTGCCAGCTATGTGATGCAGGCGGCGTGCTTCTTCACCATCGGCTTCTTCGTCTTTGGCCCACAGATGCTGATCGGCATGGCGGCGGCAGAGTGCTCGCACAAAGAGGCGGCAGGTGCGGCGACGGGCTTCGTCGGGCTGTTTGCCTACCTCGGCGCATCGCTCTCTGGCTGGCCGCTGGCATGGGTGATCGACGTTTGGCACTGGAGCGGCTTCTTCGCGGTGATCGCCATCGCGGCGGGGATCTCTGCTCTGTTGTTGCTGCCGTTTTTGCACGCGCAGGCTCCGCGCGAAGCGTGA
- the uhpT gene encoding hexose-6-phosphate:phosphate antiporter, whose protein sequence is MLAFLNQVRKPTLDLPLDVRRKMWFKPFMQSYLVVFIGYLTMYLIRKNFNIAQNDMISTYGLSMTQLGMIGLGFSITYGVGKTLVSYYADGKNTKQFLPFMLILSAICMLGFSASMGSGSVSLFLMIAFYALSGFFQSTGGSCSYSTITKWTPRRKRGSYLGMWNISHNLGGAGAAGVALFGANYLFDGHVIGMFIFPSIIALIVGFIGLRFGSDSPESYGLGKAEELFGEEISEEDKETEENEMTKWQIFVEYVLKNKVIWLLCFSNIFLYVVRIGIDQWSTVYAFQELKLSKEVAIQGFTLFEVGALVGTLLWGWLSDLANGRRALVACVALALIIATLGVYQHASNQYVYLASLFALGFLVFGPQLLIGVAAVGFVPKKAIGAADGIKGTFAYLIGDSFAKLGLGMIADGTPVFGLTGWAGTFAALDAAAIGCIVLMAMVAVLEERKIRRENRAQKQKLKAA, encoded by the coding sequence ATGCTGGCCTTCCTTAACCAGGTGCGCAAGCCGACCCTGGATCTGCCGCTCGATGTGCGGCGCAAAATGTGGTTCAAACCCTTCATGCAGTCTTACCTGGTGGTCTTTATCGGCTACCTGACCATGTATCTGATCCGCAAGAACTTTAACATCGCGCAGAACGACATGATCTCAACCTATGGTCTGAGCATGACGCAGCTGGGGATGATTGGCCTGGGCTTCTCCATCACTTATGGCGTGGGGAAAACGCTGGTGTCGTACTACGCGGACGGCAAAAACACCAAGCAGTTCCTGCCGTTTATGCTGATCCTCTCCGCCATCTGTATGCTTGGCTTCAGCGCCAGCATGGGTTCAGGCTCCGTCAGCCTGTTCCTGATGATCGCTTTCTACGCCCTGAGCGGCTTCTTCCAGAGCACCGGCGGGTCGTGCAGCTACTCGACCATCACCAAATGGACCCCGCGCCGCAAGCGTGGCTCGTACCTCGGCATGTGGAACATCTCCCACAACCTCGGCGGAGCGGGCGCGGCAGGCGTGGCGCTGTTCGGCGCCAACTATCTGTTCGACGGTCACGTCATCGGTATGTTTATCTTCCCGTCGATTATCGCCCTGATCGTCGGCTTTATCGGCCTGCGCTTCGGCAGCGACTCCCCGGAATCCTACGGCCTCGGCAAAGCCGAAGAGCTGTTCGGTGAGGAGATCAGCGAAGAGGATAAAGAGACCGAAGAAAACGAGATGACCAAATGGCAGATCTTTGTTGAGTACGTGCTGAAAAACAAGGTGATCTGGCTGCTCTGCTTCTCGAACATCTTCCTGTACGTGGTGCGTATCGGTATCGACCAGTGGTCAACCGTGTACGCCTTCCAGGAGCTGAAACTCTCGAAAGAAGTGGCAATTCAGGGCTTCACCCTGTTTGAAGTGGGTGCGCTGGTCGGCACGCTGCTGTGGGGCTGGCTCTCTGACCTCGCCAATGGGCGTCGTGCGCTGGTGGCCTGCGTTGCGCTGGCGTTGATTATCGCCACGCTCGGCGTATACCAGCACGCCAGCAACCAGTACGTGTACCTCGCCTCCCTGTTCGCGCTCGGCTTCCTGGTGTTTGGTCCGCAGCTGCTGATTGGCGTGGCGGCGGTCGGTTTTGTGCCGAAAAAAGCGATCGGCGCCGCCGATGGGATTAAGGGCACCTTCGCTTACCTGATCGGCGACAGCTTCGCCAAGCTCGGTCTGGGGATGATTGCCGACGGCACGCCGGTCTTTGGCCTCACCGGCTGGGCAGGCACCTTCGCCGCGCTGGACGCCGCCGCCATCGGCTGTATCGTCCTGATGGCGATGGTCGCGGTGCTGGAAGAACGTAAGATCCGCCGTGAGAATCGTGCGCAGAAACAGAAATTGAAAGCAGCCTGA